A genome region from Drosophila simulans strain w501 chromosome 2R, Prin_Dsim_3.1, whole genome shotgun sequence includes the following:
- the LOC6733219 gene encoding tetratricopeptide repeat protein 7B isoform X2, whose amino-acid sequence MANKNMRNTTTKVEALIESCRSEGKWQRVIELTDELKTGSPHNECLANFLVGEARLESYLEENALASDSNFGRAKSGLTEARRFLHLALGESGQKAGIALDAYLLLAKLCFACGEYEQSLDNFVKAELNTLAEKELTLRSLKILAESYAIKGLCLEQQTTKPSSKFKKAEKDTEMISCFERASDLGLLYLQEYDLVSGSSGSSNNSTAGSTLNVNASTVQPSSSSFAISSTIPASGPSGLEMNRKMGAILETALQRAPIVLIKTEKLQEAVERYRIMLNAIETRATQSLRLTLARQLAEVLLRGVSGTIYSPPFTGKSGGGTLRGGSSKKLWKPRKYAARQQFNPRNQQEEVILLLLIAEALAVRDTVLSQSPEFRQARQHAMGNVTAVYDLLTLATVRWGLVQLLNESFEKALKFSFGEQHVWRQYGLSLMAAEKHSHALRVLQESMKLTPSDPLPCLLASRLCYESLETVKQGLDYAQQALKREVKGLRPSRSQLFVGIGHQQLAIQSNLKSERDACHKLALDALERAVQFDGNDHLAEYYLSLQYALLGQLADALVHIRFALALRMEHAPCLHLFALLLTASRRPREALGVVEDALHEFPDNLQLLHVKAHLQLHLEDAETALGTVQHMLAVWRDVYEAQLAGEEEKHSDTKSGVHLAHSSQMSDKDSISRVEQALSEAASSLSSFTQRPGPRRPWMLQIEIWLLLADVYLRIDQPNEALNCIHEASQIYPLSHQIMFMRGQVHVYLEQWFDAKQCFLNAVAANPNHTEALRALGEAHLILGEPRLAEKMLKDAAKLDPSCPKIWFSLGKVMEILGDFHASADCFATSLQLEPSCPVLPFTSIPLVFE is encoded by the exons ATGGCCAACAAGAACATGCGTAACACTACAACCAAAGTGGAGGCCCTGATTGAGAGCTGTCGCAGCGAGGGCAAGTGGCAACGGGTCATCGAGCTAACGGATGAACTGAAGACCGGGTCCCCGCACAATG AGTGCCTGGCCAACTTTCTGGTGGGGGAAGCCCGTCTCGAGAGTTACCTGGAGGAGAACGCACTCGCATCAGACTCAAATTTTGGGCGCGCCAAGTCTGGATTGACGGAGGCCCGGCGCTTCCTTCACTTGGCTTTGGGTGAGAGTGGCCAGAAGGCGGGCATTGCCCTGGACGCCtatctgctgctggccaagctgTGCTTTGCCTGCGGCGAGTATGAGCAGAGTCTGGACAATTTCGTCAAGGCAGAACTCAACACGCTTGCCGAGAAGGAGTTGACCCT ccGAAGCCTGAAGATCCTTGCGGAGTCGTATGCCATCAAGGGATTGTGCCTGGAGCAGCAGACTACGAAGCCGTCATCTAAGTTTAAGAAGGCCGAGAAGGACACGGAAATG ATTAGCTGTTTTGAGCGCGCATCTGATCTGGGGCTGCTCTATCTGCAGGAATACGATCTCGTTAGTGGGAGCAGTGGCTCGTCCAACAACTCGACAGCTGGTTCTACGTTGAATGTAAACGCCTCCACTGTGCAGCCGTCGAGCAGCAGTTTTGCCATCAGCAGTACTATACCGGCGAGTGGTCCGAGTGGACTGGAAATGAACCGCAAAATGGGCGCCATACTAGAGACCGCGCTACAGCGGGCACCCATAGTGCTTATTAAGACGGAAAAGCTTCAAGAGGCCGTTGAACGGTATCGGATCATGCTAAACGCCATCGAAACGCGGGCTACTCAATCGTTGCGCCTCACGCTGGCCCGCCAGCTAGCTGAGGTCCTTTTGAGAGGGGTCTCGGGCACGATTTACTCGCCTCCCTTTACCGGAAAATCTGGAGGTGGGACGCTGCGAGGAGGATCCTCCAAGAAACTTTGGAAACCGCGTAAATACGCAGCCCGCCAGCAGTTTAACCCTCGGAACCAGCAGGAAGAGGTGATTCTATTGCTACTCATAGCCGAGGCACTGGCTGTGAGGGATACAGTTTTGTCGCAGAGTCCTGAGTTTAGACAGGCCCGTCAGCATGCTATGGGCAACGTTACGGCTGTCTATGACCTCCTTACCTTGGCTACTGTGCGCTGGGGGCTCGTCCAGCTATTAAATGAGTCCTTTGAGAAGGCGCTAAAGTTTAGCTTCGGTGAACAGCATGTGTGGCGGCAGTACGGCTTAAGTTTGATGGCAGCCGAAAAGCACTCGCACGCTTTAAGGGTCTTACAAGAATCAATGAAGTTGACTCCTAGTGATCCTTTACCTTGTCTGTTAGCTTCTCGCCTTTGCTACGAGAGTCTGGAGACGGTAAAGCAAGGTCTTGACTATGCTCAGCAAGCGCTGAAGCGCGAAGTGAAGG GCCTGCGACCATCGCGAAGCCAACTCTTTGTGGGCATCGGCCACCAACAGCTAGCCATCCAGTCAAACCTAAAAAGCGAGCGAGATGCGTGTCACAAGCTGGCTTTGGACGCCCTGGAGCGCGCTGTGCAGTTCGATGGGAACGACCACCTGGCGGAATACTACTTGTCGTTGCAGTACGCGCTTCTTGGACAGCTGGCGGACGCATTGGTTCATATCCGTTTCGCGCTGGCGTTGCGTATGGAACATGCGCCATGTCTACACCTGTTCGCACTGTTGCTGACTGCGTCGCGACGACCTCGTGAAGCTTTGGGAGTTGTGGAGGATGCTTTACACGAGTTTCCCGATAACCTGCAGCTACTGCACGTTAAGGCACACCTTCAGCTGCATCTAGAAGACGCGGAGACGGCGCTGGGCACTGTGCAGCACATGCTGGCCGTGTGGCGGGACGTTTACGAGGCCCAGCTAGCGGGAGAGGAGGAGAAGCACTCAGATACCAAGAGTGGTGTTCACTTGGCACATTCCTCACAGATGTCCGACAAGGATTCAA TCTCCCGCGTTGAACAGGCTCTGAGTGAAGCAGCAAGCTCACTGAGCTCATTTACGCAGCGTCCTGGACCTCGACGACCCTGGATGCTACAGATTGAA ATATGGCTTCTGCTGGCTGATGTCTATCTGCGCATTGATCAGCCCAACGAGGCACTCAACTGCATACACGAAGCCTCACAGATTTATCCGCTTTCGCATCAGATTATGTTTATG CGTGGTCAAGTGCATGTCTATTTGGAGCAATGGTTTGACGCCAAGCAATGCTTCCTGAACGCCGTGGCCGCCAACCCAAATCACACAGAGGCTTTGCGTGCACTGGGGGAGGCGCATTTGATACTGGGCGAACCGAGACTGGctgaaaaaatgctgaaagaTGCGGCAAAACTGGATCCGAGCTGTCCAAAAATTTG GTTCTCACTGGGAAAGGTGATGGAGATCCTGGGCGATTTCCATGCCTCAGCCGATTGCTTCGCCACGTCGCTGCAGCTAGAGCCATCATGTCCGGTGCTACCTTTTACTTCTATACCTTTGGTGTTTGAATAG
- the LOC6733219 gene encoding tetratricopeptide repeat protein 7B isoform X1: protein MANKNMRNTTTKVEALIESCRSEGKWQRVIELTDELKTGSPHNECLANFLVGEARLESYLEENALASDSNFGRAKSGLTEARRFLHLALGESGQKAGIALDAYLLLAKLCFACGEYEQSLDNFVKAELNTLAEKELTLRSLKILAESYAIKGLCLEQQTTKPSSKFKKAEKDTEMISCFERASDLGLLYLQEYDLVSGSSGSSNNSTAGSTLNVNASTVQPSSSSFAISSTIPASGPSGLEMNRKMGAILETALQRAPIVLIKTEKLQEAVERYRIMLNAIETRATQSLRLTLARQLAEVLLRGVSGTIYSPPFTGKSGGGTLRGGSSKKLWKPRKYAARQQFNPRNQQEEVILLLLIAEALAVRDTVLSQSPEFRQARQHAMGNVTAVYDLLTLATVRWGLVQLLNESFEKALKFSFGEQHVWRQYGLSLMAAEKHSHALRVLQESMKLTPSDPLPCLLASRLCYESLETVKQGLDYAQQALKREVKGLRPSRSQLFVGIGHQQLAIQSNLKSERDACHKLALDALERAVQFDGNDHLAEYYLSLQYALLGQLADALVHIRFALALRMEHAPCLHLFALLLTASRRPREALGVVEDALHEFPDNLQLLHVKAHLQLHLEDAETALGTVQHMLAVWRDVYEAQLAGEEEKHSDTKSGVHLAHSSQMSDKDSNSVYAASLAAVSRVEQALSEAASSLSSFTQRPGPRRPWMLQIEIWLLLADVYLRIDQPNEALNCIHEASQIYPLSHQIMFMRGQVHVYLEQWFDAKQCFLNAVAANPNHTEALRALGEAHLILGEPRLAEKMLKDAAKLDPSCPKIWFSLGKVMEILGDFHASADCFATSLQLEPSCPVLPFTSIPLVFE, encoded by the exons ATGGCCAACAAGAACATGCGTAACACTACAACCAAAGTGGAGGCCCTGATTGAGAGCTGTCGCAGCGAGGGCAAGTGGCAACGGGTCATCGAGCTAACGGATGAACTGAAGACCGGGTCCCCGCACAATG AGTGCCTGGCCAACTTTCTGGTGGGGGAAGCCCGTCTCGAGAGTTACCTGGAGGAGAACGCACTCGCATCAGACTCAAATTTTGGGCGCGCCAAGTCTGGATTGACGGAGGCCCGGCGCTTCCTTCACTTGGCTTTGGGTGAGAGTGGCCAGAAGGCGGGCATTGCCCTGGACGCCtatctgctgctggccaagctgTGCTTTGCCTGCGGCGAGTATGAGCAGAGTCTGGACAATTTCGTCAAGGCAGAACTCAACACGCTTGCCGAGAAGGAGTTGACCCT ccGAAGCCTGAAGATCCTTGCGGAGTCGTATGCCATCAAGGGATTGTGCCTGGAGCAGCAGACTACGAAGCCGTCATCTAAGTTTAAGAAGGCCGAGAAGGACACGGAAATG ATTAGCTGTTTTGAGCGCGCATCTGATCTGGGGCTGCTCTATCTGCAGGAATACGATCTCGTTAGTGGGAGCAGTGGCTCGTCCAACAACTCGACAGCTGGTTCTACGTTGAATGTAAACGCCTCCACTGTGCAGCCGTCGAGCAGCAGTTTTGCCATCAGCAGTACTATACCGGCGAGTGGTCCGAGTGGACTGGAAATGAACCGCAAAATGGGCGCCATACTAGAGACCGCGCTACAGCGGGCACCCATAGTGCTTATTAAGACGGAAAAGCTTCAAGAGGCCGTTGAACGGTATCGGATCATGCTAAACGCCATCGAAACGCGGGCTACTCAATCGTTGCGCCTCACGCTGGCCCGCCAGCTAGCTGAGGTCCTTTTGAGAGGGGTCTCGGGCACGATTTACTCGCCTCCCTTTACCGGAAAATCTGGAGGTGGGACGCTGCGAGGAGGATCCTCCAAGAAACTTTGGAAACCGCGTAAATACGCAGCCCGCCAGCAGTTTAACCCTCGGAACCAGCAGGAAGAGGTGATTCTATTGCTACTCATAGCCGAGGCACTGGCTGTGAGGGATACAGTTTTGTCGCAGAGTCCTGAGTTTAGACAGGCCCGTCAGCATGCTATGGGCAACGTTACGGCTGTCTATGACCTCCTTACCTTGGCTACTGTGCGCTGGGGGCTCGTCCAGCTATTAAATGAGTCCTTTGAGAAGGCGCTAAAGTTTAGCTTCGGTGAACAGCATGTGTGGCGGCAGTACGGCTTAAGTTTGATGGCAGCCGAAAAGCACTCGCACGCTTTAAGGGTCTTACAAGAATCAATGAAGTTGACTCCTAGTGATCCTTTACCTTGTCTGTTAGCTTCTCGCCTTTGCTACGAGAGTCTGGAGACGGTAAAGCAAGGTCTTGACTATGCTCAGCAAGCGCTGAAGCGCGAAGTGAAGG GCCTGCGACCATCGCGAAGCCAACTCTTTGTGGGCATCGGCCACCAACAGCTAGCCATCCAGTCAAACCTAAAAAGCGAGCGAGATGCGTGTCACAAGCTGGCTTTGGACGCCCTGGAGCGCGCTGTGCAGTTCGATGGGAACGACCACCTGGCGGAATACTACTTGTCGTTGCAGTACGCGCTTCTTGGACAGCTGGCGGACGCATTGGTTCATATCCGTTTCGCGCTGGCGTTGCGTATGGAACATGCGCCATGTCTACACCTGTTCGCACTGTTGCTGACTGCGTCGCGACGACCTCGTGAAGCTTTGGGAGTTGTGGAGGATGCTTTACACGAGTTTCCCGATAACCTGCAGCTACTGCACGTTAAGGCACACCTTCAGCTGCATCTAGAAGACGCGGAGACGGCGCTGGGCACTGTGCAGCACATGCTGGCCGTGTGGCGGGACGTTTACGAGGCCCAGCTAGCGGGAGAGGAGGAGAAGCACTCAGATACCAAGAGTGGTGTTCACTTGGCACATTCCTCACAGATGTCCGACAAGGATTCAA ATTCTGTGTACGCGGCTTCATTGGCTGCAGTCTCCCGCGTTGAACAGGCTCTGAGTGAAGCAGCAAGCTCACTGAGCTCATTTACGCAGCGTCCTGGACCTCGACGACCCTGGATGCTACAGATTGAA ATATGGCTTCTGCTGGCTGATGTCTATCTGCGCATTGATCAGCCCAACGAGGCACTCAACTGCATACACGAAGCCTCACAGATTTATCCGCTTTCGCATCAGATTATGTTTATG CGTGGTCAAGTGCATGTCTATTTGGAGCAATGGTTTGACGCCAAGCAATGCTTCCTGAACGCCGTGGCCGCCAACCCAAATCACACAGAGGCTTTGCGTGCACTGGGGGAGGCGCATTTGATACTGGGCGAACCGAGACTGGctgaaaaaatgctgaaagaTGCGGCAAAACTGGATCCGAGCTGTCCAAAAATTTG GTTCTCACTGGGAAAGGTGATGGAGATCCTGGGCGATTTCCATGCCTCAGCCGATTGCTTCGCCACGTCGCTGCAGCTAGAGCCATCATGTCCGGTGCTACCTTTTACTTCTATACCTTTGGTGTTTGAATAG